GCATCATCAAAGTGAGTCCCAGCTCACCTGTGAGTCCATGTCGTTCTCAGCTCTGCTCACCAGCTCTGCTGAGAGGCTCCTTACGTTGGAGATGTTGAAgtcgctcctctctctctctctggccagctccatctccctctcgtcctcgtcctcctcgtcttctcctccctcctccccggACACTACGATGAGGTCGTCGTCCTCCATGCGTTCGGTTTTCACGACCACCCACTGTTTCCGAGGCATGATGCTGGGCTGGCTGTAGGTGGGACGCTTCTGCGGTGTCAGCGCTGAGTCATCGCCATCCTTTCAATTGACATACTTCATGTTATAATACAGTCAATGATGGACGTCTGGTCGgttctgtcagtgtcagtggtcaGTTTTGGGGATAAAGGAAAAGCAGCTTGATAACGATGGATATGGATACAGATACCAGTATGGTAAGGATACACTATATTCCTTTTAAAACAGATCTCCTCAGAACAATAATCAAGTTGTGATGTATTAGAGTTTGATTCATGACACGTTCAAGGACTCAAGTGTGTAATGTGAGTAAAtgcatattatatctttaaaggtgcatctGTGTTCACCTGATAGGACGACACGCCAAAGCTGTCGCTGACCCCGACTTCCTGCTCCGACACGGAGctcattttcttcctcctcccgctgccccctcctcttcctctcttcctctggtggtacaacacctcctcctcttcctcctctacttcctcctcctcttcctcgttaaggaagttctcctctcctcctgatgggGTGCAGTAGCTGGGGGTGTTGCTTGCCCCGCCTCCATCCACAGAAGCCCCAGCTGCGGCCGCACCGCCTCCCCCAAAGCTGCTCCCGTCTCTGGGGCTGAAGTAGTTGGTGCTGCTGGGAGACTGGCTCTCGCTCACTGACGGCCGGCTGGGAGGCTGAGAGGCTCGCTGGGGCTCGTTGGACTCGATGACGTGGGCTTGACTAACACCACCATCACTACCAGCTCCGTTACCAGCACCGGCACTGTTGTCACCATTACTGCTGCTACACCCGAGGTTAGCCGACCCTCCGCCTCCTCCGACACTGGCTCCGTCCTGCAcgacgcctcctcctcctcctcctcctcctccactgctcccTCCTCCCGCCCGGCCCTCCTTCAGCAGCTCAGTGCATTTGTCCACGATGTGCCACATCTGCAGGACGCTGCCCACCGTGAGGTAGTTAACGATGTCGTCGCGCAGAATCTGGAGCCGCCCGGTGTAGGCGCAGCTCAGCACGCTCTCAAACGCCAGCGGGTCCATCACTGCCGGGATGGACACTGTGGACATGTTCTTCAGTAGGACCTGGAAACGATtcatcacagtaaaaaaaaatgatcaagtTATCAATGAATtgtcctgctcctccccctccaccatcTCCTGTTTCTTATACACAACTATCACGGTGGAAAATGAACCTCCAGCACACCTCTGAACCAGGTGTGATACATGAATAACCTCCATGTAGCTTTAATGCTTTGATGGCTGTTCTCTGACAGTGACGTGACAGCACACCTGGTCGTGGAAGTAGGGCGAGGAGGCGGCCAGGACACAGCGGTGGGCTTTGAACACATGTCCCTGGACGTGGATGGAGAGGTCACAGAGCCGGCCGTCTTCTCTCTGCCGGTTCAGACTGTCCAGCACCGAGGCCTGAGCGCTGGGGAAGCACACCTGCACCACAGAGCCAGATGTGTCGCTGGGggctgaactgctgctgctgcccacctCCATGGGCAGCGACTGCATCTGGGGGACAGACACACTTTCATCACTTCACTCTGTTCCGATATCAAAATATAGCACATAATCATATCTGATATGCTGTGGAGAAAACACTCAACATCAATGTGAGACTGTTTTGTCCAACTGAGACTTTAAAGGGCaattccaccaattttacacactgAAAGTTTGTGAGtcaaaaagtgtttgtgtctccagaagaagctgcgtTTAATCTCCGAAACTTTATTGTACACAACttcaatcacaaaaacacagacagacacaggaaggTGTACGtgatctaataaaaaaaaaatcctccagtgatgtcactcagtggctcagttgcattgtgggtaatgtaggttttaaaaagaaatgttttgatcaaTTGTTGTCAAACTGTTGATAATGAAGACAAAGCTGAACCAGATGCTcgcatttcccacaatgcaacttcaccagtgagtgacatcactgggggaATCTATCAGATAACACACAGCTTCATCTCATAATActcttttcacacatgcagcagtacTCATCAAgacctgtacacacactttaatgtgtaaaataggCGGTGTCAccctttaagtgtgtgtttaaactctgtgctgtctctcagtgtgtctcCCTGCAGCCGGCCCCCTGCTGCATGCAGGACAACAAGCTGCACATTGTCTATATGTGGTGTTTAGATATGAACATTTAATATCTACTGTGTGTCATCTACTGTGTGCATCATGTGGGTTGAAACCAGAGCGGCACCGAGGCAGATCTGATGTGATTACACTTTAACAACATGCAGACAGTTATGAACAAGCTCAGATTAACACTGTACTCCTGCACAAAAAGCTCACATCATGTTATATCTCAGTGTCTTTACCACATTGACGAGCAGAGCACTTTGTTGCTGTTATAATGAGGTAAAATCAACAGCTGGGTtacacacttttttaaattttttttttttttttttagtttgacaTGCTACAAGAGAGCAAAGCTGTGTGTTGCACATGACGGCTGCATGTCTGAGgacacgtctgtctgtctgtctgcctgctgtctgtcccctcagacagcaggcagacacTTACAGATGTGACGTTAGCCTGATGCTAGCTAGCTCCGGCGGCTGGCTACAGACAGCCGAGCCGCCCGCTGCGGACATTAAACTCACCGTTTCAGTAGACGGTGCAGCCTTCAAAGGTGCGGTGTCTGTCCGAGCTGACGGCGCTGAGTCCCGCCGGTTCGTCCAGGCCCGGAAGTTTCAGGGacatcttttgaaaatgttcttctgCCCATCTGAGCTCTTCTGCAGCGGCAGACAGCGACGCGTCGCCTTTAAAACGATTCCAGACAGACGAGCCAGACTTTGGccgacaaaaaataaattaaataataaaatttgcatatttaaacacagCGCGCATGTTTCTAATATTAGTGGTGGTTATATAAAAAAGGatattgatttaattaatcCTACAATGATGAAACTATATGTACAAAGGATTtaatgacagacagcagcacaatCTGTCTTTATCCCAAATCATCCCACAGAATTGAGATTCACTGCATACTTACATgttaaaaataatacagaaattTAACCAGCAAGAAAGAAATAggtttttttgcctttcattCTGGTTAAACAATTAACAtcctttgtcattttaatataaatgaataagaaaTTAAGTGTACCAGTCTATACAATCAACCTCTTTCAACCATATTCATCCCTCTCAGTTGTTGTGTAACTGTAACAAAGTTCGTCAGCTGTGGCAAATCAGACCCACAATTAAAGCTAAAATCTGAAAGTTGATCTCCATATAGTCAAATGACACTCAATTCATTTGCCTGGATAGAACATTAAAGTTAAGGTAAAACAGTtatgtttgtaaaatgttgacAAATTATGTGTTCCATTTATTAAAGTATTAGAgatcatttgtttaaaataaacacaggaaacatacaGCAGGGAGCCCATCTACTGACCGTCTTTATTATCACACCATGTAGTGAGAGAGTACAGATACAGAAATAAGAGAACAATGACCTCCTTCCACCACAGAtcaaggaaaacaaagatgacagTATCAGTTTAATTACACGACATTTATTTGCAATTACAGTGCAAGATCTatgtcacacactgaaacatgctTAAACTGAAGTGGGGAAAAAGAATTGAATAATATGGatttcttttattaaaatatgagaTCAAATGTCTCAAATACTATCACTAGCTAAGAACCCTTGAGGgctgtttgtgttaaaaaaacaacaaaaaactgactAGAAAAATGCTTATGTACACATCCACTTGATTTACACAGGAGCATCAAAGTGTTGAAAAGGCTGCATTAGTGATCACTAATCAAGGCCCTGAGAATATACAACAAGATTTTAGTTTTTGGTTCTTACAATAGCACAATGTGTAAGTCGCAGGGATGGAAACAATCACACTgaacatttcatgttgtgaccATAATAGTAAAAATAGTTATAACCAAGTTTTTAAACGCACTTTCCTCTACTTCCTGTTGGCGCTTGCTGTTCCAATGACGCAGTCGTTCACCTgtaaagagaacaaacaaaacattacatgtgaaagtgaaacatCACCCAGGAACTACTGTTGCTGAGAAAGTTTCTCAGCCCCTTTCTCATATACAAGTTCATTTAACTTCATAACGAAGTCCACTTTATCCCCAGGTTCACATCATATGATTAATCGACTCATGTCATCTTcgcagcagaaaaaaagtcactgaAGAACCACTGATGCCACCGACCTTGCTGGCAAACCTCAAGGAGTTGAGTGTTTCCCCAAAGCTGTCTGGCTCCGGGGCGATGTTCACAAACATCAGGCTGTGACGAGAAATCAGAAATACAGTTAGCATACATAAAAggtacattaaaaacaacaacatcatgactaatttcctttttgtttacCTGGGTGCGAATTTAAACCAGCAAAAAGATGTTTAGTCATTATTTGTCTTCCCTGATCTAAGTAACAAGCTACAATATGGAGGCTGAAAGGGCAGTTTACACCCCTGAGCTGATGTGACAACACAGCATCTGTTAGAGTAGAACACTGTCATCCTGAAGTTATTCTGATGTGACAAACTCACGTTTTGCTGTTTCCCCCCAAGCAGCTCTGCAGAAGGTAAGTCAGCTTGGAGTTCCTGTATGGTATGTAGCTCTcctggaacacaaacaaaatacatttttgtcacataaataaatacagaaaaattaACAATAGTGAGATGTTTAGCATTTTGTCAGTAAATAAACCACATATCTAAGGCTTCACAGACTCAGAAGCTGAACtcagcactgttgttttcaTCCAGGCTCCTGTTTACAGACCTTGTTGGCCAGCGCGCTGATGACGATGCCCAGGTTGGACAGGGAGCCGTTGATGGCAGTCATCTCTTTGAAGCGCTCACCCTGAGACTGACTCTTCAGCATTCGCTCACTGCCGGCCAAGTCCACCAGACACAGAGTGGCTATATGAACATAAACAAGCAAAGTCATCTTCATTGAAAACTTCTGCAGGTttaacaaaaaaccccccaaatgTATCCAAGTCAGATATCGTCTGCAACTGTGGTAAGAGGCACAATAACATTAATGTGGAGTCAGTAGGCGAGAAGCTTGTTCATTGATCTCAGGACTAAGAGCAAATATCACAgttttaatattgtaaatacacGTGTGAAACCAATTTTCTGACAATGCCATAATCAGTGAGTTTGTACTCACACTTGCATTTGACATCCCTGCCAACATTCACTCCCTCAATATCCAGCTGGAAGACTGAATGGGAGCGAGACGAGCGGTCATTCTGGGCTGTTTGGGCCGTGGAGCGATTCTGATTGGCCAGCGCGATCAGGCCGAGAacctgacaggaggaggagatcatgTAGATTATTAACTGAACAGgttagggaaaaaaataataaaataatcgTGTTGTTTTATCGTCATCGAGATATCTTCCTGCCGTACCTGATCTTCGTTGGAGACCTTTTCGTAGGTGAGGTTGGTGATCGTCACCTCATTGTTGGCTGACTTTCGGATCTCATGTTCTGGCCTCTTGCTGGCCTTCCCGGTGTAGAGGAGGTCTCGCAGGGTCTCGTTATAAATTTCAACAAAGCTCGCTGTAAAGGTGAACTAAGAACACAGAAAAGTCCATCACTCTACTGTATGACAGAGTCCCTGGGTGCAAACAGGGCAAATATGTTGGCTGTGGGAAACATACAGACTGCACATAGTTTGCAGTTCCTTGTATGCATGATATTACACACTAACCTCCCATCCTTGTGTCGCcagtttctctgctgctctgaagaTCTGCTGCACCGCTCTGGGAATGACGCCTCTGGCCTGGTCGTATTCAGCCCCCTCCATGGTGTATgtctttccacttcctgtctggccGTAGGCAAAGCAGCAGACATTGTAGCCATCCAATGCTGACTGCACCAGCAGCGAAATCTCTTCAAAGACCTGAAAACAAGGtgacaaaattaattaaataaattaatttattcacgACACGAAGATTCTTTTATAAAAGATGTATGACACATGCATTTATAGTTTACCTCCTGTTGTGAAGCCACGGGACCAAACACCCGGTCAAAACTGAAGTTGTAATTCTTCTGAGTCTCTGCAGTTTTGCCTGTGTGAGACTGCAAAGCAGCAAAAAGCAGAATTTAGTTTCAGAAAAGAATTTAGAAACTCAGATatcttcacaaacaaaaacaggtttttaTAAATCTGGTATGCTGACAGgattctcacctcctctgttttgGCGAGAGTTATTGTCTTGATGTCGCTGGCTGGGAGCTGGATGTGTTTGCTGAGGCCTCCGTCTACCAATGGGCGCACTCTGCAAAAGACCCGGATGTTTCCCTGTATGACAAGAGCGACACATTAGTCTCAGAGATGAGCCTAATCAACATTTGTTTAGTTGTTGCTTTCAGGGACTCAAATCCCTTCAAAGTacaaaattaatcaaaaagaaagaaaaaacgaAGACCCAAAATTTTCCTAGCAAAGTAACCATGTCCATAAATCAGCCTTTGAACTCGACACTGTAACTTGCCTTGAGCTCCTGGATGGTATTGTGAAGCCGCCTGCGTTCCATCTCACCAGCGTGAAGCTCGTCCTCCTGCTGGGCCACAGTCTCTTTGAGGGAGCGGACcgcttcctctgtgtctctgagaGTCCCCTGGACCCGAGCCAGAGTCGACTCCTGCACAGACAACTTCATCTAGTgtggaaacaaagacacaaataaattaaaatactgtctttttgaacatctgaaaatgatattttcagttttaaaatgattaacacTTTGTTGATGGATGTCAGGTGCTTTCTTGGTTGCTGAATACCCAGTTGGTTGCTGGACAAATGGCCTAAAGACAGCTGTAGGGTGAGGCCCTTGAGACAGGCCAGACTTGCCtattgtatatttatgtaaCTACAATACACAGCCGACCTAAGCAGAAATAGCTCCTAtccagcagcagattttttACCTTGAGTGTTTGCAGCTCCGTCTCTTGGCTGTCTCGGAGAGTCTCCATAACCTTGTATTTGCCCTCCAAGTTGGACAGCTCCTTCTGAAGAGTGCTCTTATCACTGGAGACTTTCTCCAGCTTCTCCCGGACTCCTGACAaggcctgcagctcctcctcatactcacttaaaaaaatcacagtaaaGAAAGGACAAATTAGTAAAACTACAATGTGataacagtaaaatattttattcaaaacatcTTGAAAATGAAGAAGGTCTCGCACCTGATCTGGCTCTTCTGCTTCTTGAGCTCTTTCTCCATCTCAGCCATTTTTGATTGACTCTGGACCATCGTGTCTCTCAGAGCCTCATTCTCCTGGTTGACAGATTTGACCTTCGTCTGGTAGTTACGGACCTTACCCTCCATGTCGCTGACCTTGCCCTTCAGGTCCCATGCATGTCTCTTGGTGGTCCCACCCCCACCTGCATAGCAGAAATCAAGATTCCAGACTAGAAGACATCTCTAACCGTCACAGTAAGAAATTAagcacaaaatgtaaagaagaaAGTTGAGGACGGCTGAATTGTATTGAGCTACATCAGCTTCAGGGTCCTGGTACTGTGCATGCTATCTCAGTCACAGCTCAATGGGGCATTTGAatagaacagtgtgtgtgatagtTCAAATTTTGGCAGATACCATGTCTGAGCggcagacaaataaaacacctACCTGAAACAGTGGCAGGCAGAGAGAATTTAAtttcatgtgttaaaaaaaagtgatgcaaCAAGAAAAGTCAGTGCATGAAATAAGATCAGGTATTCAGAGACCACCTCAAGTTATACGATAATATATTGCTGAAATAATTAAACTTGTTACCCTGTGCACCTTATCCATGTTGGAAAAACTTGAAACGACCAATTACaaagtttttaacatttcataaaaGCTATTTGCACTGCACTTAATCTTCAAACCATGGTTATCATTTGTCAGAAAGGTTAACGGCCACTAACTAAGCACCAAACATACATTTTCCTGATTTGATATCATTAACTAAAGAACAAGATGCAAGTTGAATTTCTCACCGGCTTTCGTGCCAGCGGGTGCAACGGATTGTTTGATGTTCCCTCCCTTTGCTGCAGTTGAAGCTACAGATGGTTTCAGGACACCTGATGAAACAAGAAGGAACACTGCATGAAAAATCATTGTCAACATCTCCCATGTAACACTAGAGTCTATTATATTGATAATAACAGATTGGGCTAAAATCAGGCATTTTTCACAGACTACAATTTGATTCAGGCATATTCCTAACCATGAAAACATACCGattgaaattaaacatttatagaaaaaataataataataaatttaaactacatttctccTTTATTCTGCTGATATTTCAAACAATCACTTTAATCCAACTTTAAAATAAGCATTCCCGGTGTATGCTCTCTCTTCTATCAACCCAGCAGGCTGCTCATCTTACCTCTGGAAGGACCCACAGCCACAGTGGCAGCTCCCATACCTCTGGCTGGCTTAGCTGTGTGAGGGACAAGTGAGACAAGAATAatatatattacaatatttCAAACACAAACTCGTTGCACCCTGACATGTTAAATGAATGGTAAATGACACAACATCTTATTTACTATGCACAAATGCCTATATGAAAAGATCTGTGCAGTATGtcattgatgaaaaacagcgaTTCTAAAACTCAGGTTTTTGCAAATAACTTACAAATAGGTGCTCTGGATGCTGCAACAGCAGGCCGCTTGCCACCAATGATAGTAGCTGCTGCTTGTGGTTTGACGGGATCTGGGTCCTTACGAATCCTCTTCTGCAAGAAGCAAGAGCAATGATTCAACATTTTGAGCTATAACAATAATCTACTTTTTCCTTGCACACCTTACCCGGGATCATTTGAGGGGCAAAAATGTTTGACAAATCTACTTTCTAGATCAATCAGCAAAATTAAACAGACACAGGTTACAATAGGTAATgtcaattaaatgaaataagtaTGTGATTTTGTGGTACAAACCTGAGCAGGTGCAAACTCGTGGGCGTTctccgagctgctgctgctactcgTGAGGACCCTTTTGCTTGTCATGACTGGCAAGCGGGACATATTCTGCTGGAGTTTAAGAGACAAATTACAGTCAAATATACAGAAAATCTTAAGCATTTACACATAGTTGTCATtccaatatcaatatcaagGGGCATAGTTAACCCTTGTCTGTCCCTATCTTCTATTGTCATTTGAGTTATAAAAGATAAGTATCCGTTTCTGTGAGATACAAGTCTTTCCAATAGGTCACAACACATGCAGCCAttctgaagacatttcaaaaaATCCATAGAAACTCTTCTTACTATCTGGAtgttaaaaatattgtgtttgttggaaaaatatataatctgtTCCTCAAGTTGCAGCAATGAATCAATACAGGCAGATATGGCTGGTGATATTTCAATAAAAACCGAAGATcatgttataaaataaaagcaaagacAGTCTTTTACAGGGTTATAAATGCTTAGCTCTGTGACTCCAACTGAATAAATGAGAGGCTTAGATTGGCCTCGAGCACGATTCGTTGTAACGTTATAACACACAGCACGGAGTAAAATCACATGGAGTTTCTTTGAACGCCAATGATCACAAGTAAAGTTTGCCATGTTGGTGAGAGGATGAGGACTCccaacagctaacgttagcttcagAGCTAAATCAATAACATAACTAGACTGCGTGATGACGTTACAAGAGCGAGGGCTAAGTTATCAATTACACAAAACCACATCTAATTAATCTATATCGGTTCTAACATAAGAAGAACAATGTTGGGTGGGTTAAATGTTAATTAGCCTCAACTACGTCAACGTAAACCACGTACAACCTACTTACTAGTTAACCAACGTTCATGTTTatgctaacgctagctgttCACATACTGCCCGTCGGTTAGCCTGAACATTAAAGCTAAATagcaacattaaaacacaagaacaactGTTTTTGAATCGTTTCTAAGCAAGTGTTGTCCCCTCTTAACTTTGAGATGAAATAAAAGCTTAAATAGCttcaatatataaaaaacagtTACCTTTGGTAAAGTTGAATTTCACCGCTGCTCCGTCCAATCCGCCGCCTCCGGTCGTTTGAATTTGAAATCGAACTGTTTTGGTGGGCGCTTCGGACaagctgctgtgattggttgagcGGGAGTAACCCCGCCTccattttcttgtgtgtttgttacgtCGTACGGAGTGTCCCACTCGGGCGGGACACGCCCATGATGGCTCACCGCATTGCTCACAGTCgcaataaaaattaaatcaacCGCTAtcaaatgacaaaatcaaacattcaaggtaattgattttatttcctgtttttctaaaatactaaaacaaaaatgtttttgataaacTGAGACACGCTGTATTCGATCACTCCCTTGACAAACTATTGATAGgtattaaaaataaagttttatttcttttttacagcaCAATTTCATTTGGCCACACAGTAACTGCAATGTGGGAGTCTTGGGCACTGTCTCACTTAACTCCcttttacacacttttttttactaCCACTGAACAAATGTACCACTCTTGACCCACTGTTGCAATTTCCACATCATGAGGCTGACTAATTTgttacacacacagcaaacacacagtatCATTGGACTACAAATCAATGTATGAACACTATTTTCTCCACTGTGACGTTGGTTATGGAGCTTTATCTATAAATATAAGAAACCTTTGCAGGAACAGACCTATCTTGGGTCTCAGATTTTTTCaaattggtaaaaaaaaaaaacaaatacatcctTGCCGGTACCACGCAGTCTGGATTTTAATAAAGAAATCAGACGATTATGCTTTTTCATCATAAACTGTTTTCGAACTTTATTCTCCGTAAGGGAAGAAACAGTCTGTTCAGATGAGCAAGAGGTGTAACTGTGCATACAATATGCAAGAGTGTAGCATAAGAGGGTCATTAATAACTGTATTATTATCAGGAGCATCAGTAATAATATTAACAAGAATATTGagaatgtgttatttttcataaaGGACACAATGAAATACAAGGAGGAGTATACATGAAGACAATCAACCTGTTGCACAGGCTGcttgaacattttgattggGTAGCTTGTGCACAAAAACATGGCAGCAGTGTCCCCGGTCACCTACACCACAGCcccatttaatttaattcaactGTTGAGATATAGAGAAAATGTTCATAAAGAACGTCTCAGGAGTGATCAATATTGAGAGTTGATTTTCTGGTTGTAGTGGGCCACAAATGTCTTGCTTTCAAAGTAAAGTTTCAGGTAACTTGGCCAAACCATTTCAGATTACATCACAATTAGACTTAATATCAACAAGTGCAAAGGGCGATGGTGGGTGAAACTACAACGCATGTTGTGTAGTCATACGttacagaaagagaaaattatTTTACTATAGTTTAACCAATTTTTTGGGCAATCCCCAAAATGCTCAGACCTGGAGTCTATCATTATTTTGCAGACTTTGCTGGGGATGGATGCTCTGGTCCATCAGAACTAAAGGTGACCTGGGATACAGCCAATGATTTGGTACTTGTTAATTTGAGTTTCCTTTAGTTTCCATATATGCTTTATACAGGACATTCTTCCCTTTTACAgttgaaaaaagtattttctatCTATTTTATGTACAGCATACTGCAATACAATAATGCCTCGGATTGATAACAATGTGGATAACATTTGCAATACAGTTATAATGAAAGAAGTAATAATATGTATGAaaagttctttaaaaaaagattgataACAGTACCTGTCAGCCATTTTTATCACACAGTCATTTCCCCAACAATTGCCCTGACAATGTGGAGTTGGGCTGTCTTAACTCAGTGGAGGAAAGCAAACTGCCTTAATCTGAATAGTTAcaaaaaatggggaaaaaaatcactcttgaaggatttttctctctgttccctTCGCATTCATGCAATCACTTTGCTTTCTCTCTGAGTTTGTTCACACGTTCCTCTGTTGGTagaaaaatacatacatgatatattaaaaaaaaaaagtacaatgaTGACAAACATAGGCATGAAGTACAAGCTTCATCAAGTGCTTTCTTTATGACCCCTCCCACCCCCAAACCCTTTCTGCTCTCATGTTTCCATCTCGCTCCGCTGCAGATTCCTCATGTTTAGTGCACAGGTCCGTCTCTTTTGTTCAATACTTTGGgttctgaaaaagaaactgatgtAAGGTTGAGTGAAAATTAGGACATCATGGTTTGGGAAATGCACACGTTGAGATTCAGCACCAGGCTTTAGCCTAATCCTGGACTACaccccatttttttctttctgctgcccCTCTTCTTTTGTGGTCTTTTCAATTCAGTCTTTGTGATCCAAACTCTTCTGTCTGCGGTACCTCAGCAGTGTTGTTCAAAagcaatttaaatgtattagcCTAGGCCTTCCTCATTTTTCAGGTCAGTACCACTGCTCTTCCATCTCAGCTGCAATAATAAATCTCCAGTCTTTTATCACTGATTCCTTGTTTCTcacttgttttggtttaaacTAAATAATGGACAATGTTCAGATTAATGTGATCTGAATGTGTTCAAACATTACATCATTCTCTGGACCATAGATGTGCAGAGAATAGTGTAA
This window of the Acanthopagrus latus isolate v.2019 chromosome 3, fAcaLat1.1, whole genome shotgun sequence genome carries:
- the zbtb22b gene encoding zinc finger and BTB domain-containing protein 22b isoform X1 → MQSLPMEVGSSSSSAPSDTSGSVVQVCFPSAQASVLDSLNRQREDGRLCDLSIHVQGHVFKAHRCVLAASSPYFHDQVLLKNMSTVSIPAVMDPLAFESVLSCAYTGRLQILRDDIVNYLTVGSVLQMWHIVDKCTELLKEGRAGGGSSGGGGGGGGGVVQDGASVGGGGGSANLGCSSSNGDNSAGAGNGAGSDGGVSQAHVIESNEPQRASQPPSRPSVSESQSPSSTNYFSPRDGSSFGGGGAAAAGASVDGGGASNTPSYCTPSGGEENFLNEEEEEEVEEEEEEVLYHQRKRGRGGGSGRRKKMSSVSEQEVGVSDSFGVSSYQDGDDSALTPQKRPTYSQPSIMPRKQWVVVKTERMEDDDLIVVSGEEGGEDEEDEDEREMELARERERSDFNISNVRSLSAELVSRAENDMDSQVDYCQSSEDYLKFEGSLMDQTLAQHLHDSAAGQSQSANRAVSALLGQVQSAASARAQLFPLDMQGNQILLYSQASGLSLDAAAPPLGMAGGMIGGASFKGPSLEHSAVHLSVQGGLGVDGMDGGGIGGGSGGSNSSAGGSGKVFMCHCGKTFTHKSMRDRHINMHLDLRPFHCPVCAKKFKMKHHLTEHMKTHTGLKPYDCLGCGKKFMWRDSFMRHRSHCERRSGLGESGEGGSSGEGGRRGGGEDGSDLISSPHLLLSAGEGGQGGILGGGGVRGGVSVSSPHLSGSVLSPQHTAGSSSSSNSNNNNNSSAALSNNMAAISQSQGQGSGMFGGLGLGRSVCDEDVCEVGANDSSVT
- the zbtb22b gene encoding zinc finger and BTB domain-containing protein 22b isoform X2 produces the protein MQSLPMEVGSSSSSAPSDTSGSVVQVCFPSAQASVLDSLNRQREDGRLCDLSIHVQGHVFKAHRCVLAASSPYFHDQVLLKNMSTVSIPAVMDPLAFESVLSCAYTGRLQILRDDIVNYLTVGSVLQMWHIVDKCTELLKEGRAGGGSSGGGGGGGGGVVQDGASVGGGGGSANLGCSSSNGDNSAGAGNGAGSDGGVSQAHVIESNEPQRASQPPSRPSVSESQSPSSTNYFSPRDGSSFGGGGAAAAGASVDGGGASNTPSYCTPSGGEENFLNEEEEEEVEEEEEEVLYHQRKRGRGGGSGRRKKMSSVSEQEVGVSDSFGVSSYQDGDDSALTPQKRPTYSQPSIMPRKQWVVVKTERMEDDDLIVVSGEEGGEDEEDEDEREMELARERERSDFNISNVRSLSAELVDYCQSSEDYLKFEGSLMDQTLAQHLHDSAAGQSQSANRAVSALLGQVQSAASARAQLFPLDMQGNQILLYSQASGLSLDAAAPPLGMAGGMIGGASFKGPSLEHSAVHLSVQGGLGVDGMDGGGIGGGSGGSNSSAGGSGKVFMCHCGKTFTHKSMRDRHINMHLDLRPFHCPVCAKKFKMKHHLTEHMKTHTGLKPYDCLGCGKKFMWRDSFMRHRSHCERRSGLGESGEGGSSGEGGRRGGGEDGSDLISSPHLLLSAGEGGQGGILGGGGVRGGVSVSSPHLSGSVLSPQHTAGSSSSSNSNNNNNSSAALSNNMAAISQSQGQGSGMFGGLGLGRSVCDEDVCEVGANDSSVT
- the zbtb22b gene encoding zinc finger and BTB domain-containing protein 22b isoform X3; amino-acid sequence: MQSLPMEVGSSSSSAPSDTSGSVVQVCFPSAQASVLDSLNRQREDGRLCDLSIHVQGHVFKAHRCVLAASSPYFHDQVLLKNMSTVSIPAVMDPLAFESVLSCAYTGRLQILRDDIVNYLTVGSVLQMWHIVDKCTELLKEGRAGGGSSGGGGGGGGGVVQDGASVGGGGGSANLGCSSSNGDNSAGAGNGAGSDGGVSQAHVIESNEPQRASQPPSRPSVSESQSPSSTNYFSPRDGSSFGGGGAAAAGASVDGGGASNTPSYCTPSGGEENFLNEEEEEEVEEEEEEVLYHQRKRGRGGGSGRRKKMSSVSEQEVGVSDSFGVSSYQDGDDSALTPQKRPTYSQPSIMPRKQWVVVKTERMEDDDLIVVSGEEGGEDEEDEDEREMELARERERSDFNISNVDYCQSSEDYLKFEGSLMDQTLAQHLHDSAAGQSQSANRAVSALLGQVQSAASARAQLFPLDMQGNQILLYSQASGLSLDAAAPPLGMAGGMIGGASFKGPSLEHSAVHLSVQGGLGVDGMDGGGIGGGSGGSNSSAGGSGKVFMCHCGKTFTHKSMRDRHINMHLDLRPFHCPVCAKKFKMKHHLTEHMKTHTGLKPYDCLGCGKKFMWRDSFMRHRSHCERRSGLGESGEGGSSGEGGRRGGGEDGSDLISSPHLLLSAGEGGQGGILGGGGVRGGVSVSSPHLSGSVLSPQHTAGSSSSSNSNNNNNSSAALSNNMAAISQSQGQGSGMFGGLGLGRSVCDEDVCEVGANDSSVT